A window of Roseovarius sp. THAF27 contains these coding sequences:
- a CDS encoding RidA family protein encodes MGKFEDKLAEMGVTLPEAAAPAANYVPYVLVGDMLFVSGQLPKLGDEMMIGKLGDDMDVAAGAEAAKACAINLLAQVKAACEGDLDRLKRVVKLGGFVNSTPDFTQQPQVINGASDFIGEALGEAGKHARAAVSSPALPFGVAVEIEGVFQIG; translated from the coding sequence ATGGGAAAATTCGAGGACAAGCTGGCCGAGATGGGCGTGACCCTGCCCGAGGCGGCGGCGCCTGCGGCGAATTACGTGCCGTACGTGCTGGTGGGTGACATGCTGTTCGTCTCGGGTCAGTTGCCGAAGCTGGGCGACGAGATGATGATCGGCAAGCTGGGCGACGACATGGACGTGGCCGCGGGCGCCGAGGCGGCGAAGGCCTGCGCGATCAACCTGCTGGCGCAGGTCAAGGCGGCCTGCGAAGGCGATCTGGACCGGCTGAAGCGGGTGGTGAAGCTGGGCGGGTTCGTGAACTCGACGCCGGATTTCACCCAGCAGCCGCAGGTGATCAACGGTGCGTCGGATTTCATCGGCGAGGCGCTGGGCGAGGCGGGCAAGCACGCCCGCGCCGCGGTGTCGTCGCCGGCGCTGCCGTTCGGCGTGGCGGTCGAGATCGAAGGCGTATTCCAGATCGGATGA
- a CDS encoding YihY/virulence factor BrkB family protein, translating to MPDKGRGHTADHPHHISRHGWWDVVLRLKDGIASDHMSVVSAGVAFFGLLAIFPAVVALISIAGFLLNPQDVANNLEQIIAILPENAAAIIQDQIMKVTGGDEAATGLAALLGLLLALYGATKGMMTLMEGMNIAYGEKEKRGFVRLYATGLALTLFIIVGVLSALGLMIVLPAVIGYLGLSETLETTILWLQWPVLGCLAVLGLGVLYRFGPSRRNARWRWITPGAVVAMILWLAGTVAFSVYTQNFASYNETYGTLGGAIILLTWLWLSSFIVLAGAKLNAELEHQTRRDTTTGPSRPEGQRGAVKSDTFPDAGTQATPGAAPGKD from the coding sequence ATGCCGGACAAAGGCCGGGGGCACACGGCGGACCATCCGCACCACATATCGCGACATGGCTGGTGGGACGTGGTCCTGCGGCTCAAGGACGGCATCGCGTCCGACCACATGTCGGTCGTTTCGGCCGGTGTCGCCTTTTTCGGCCTCTTGGCGATCTTCCCGGCCGTGGTCGCCCTGATCTCCATCGCGGGTTTCCTGCTGAACCCGCAGGACGTGGCGAACAACCTGGAACAGATCATCGCCATCCTGCCCGAGAACGCGGCGGCGATCATCCAGGACCAGATCATGAAAGTCACCGGCGGCGACGAGGCGGCGACCGGCCTTGCCGCACTCCTGGGTCTTCTTCTCGCGCTTTACGGCGCGACCAAGGGCATGATGACCCTGATGGAAGGCATGAACATCGCCTATGGCGAAAAGGAAAAGCGCGGCTTCGTCAGGCTCTACGCTACCGGCCTTGCCCTGACGCTCTTCATTATCGTCGGGGTGCTGTCGGCGCTGGGCCTGATGATCGTGCTGCCCGCCGTGATCGGCTATCTGGGTCTGTCCGAGACCCTCGAGACCACGATTCTCTGGCTGCAATGGCCCGTCCTGGGCTGTCTCGCCGTCCTCGGTCTCGGCGTGCTCTACCGGTTCGGTCCCTCGCGCCGCAACGCAAGGTGGCGCTGGATCACCCCGGGCGCGGTGGTCGCCATGATCCTCTGGCTGGCAGGCACCGTCGCCTTTTCGGTCTACACCCAGAATTTCGCCAGCTACAATGAAACCTACGGCACGCTCGGAGGCGCGATCATCCTGCTGACATGGCTGTGGCTGTCGTCCTTCATCGTGCTGGCCGGGGCCAAGCTCAATGCCGAGCTGGAACATCAGACCCGCCGGGATACCACCACCGGACCCTCACGCCCCGAAGGCCAGCGCGGCGCGGTCAAATCCGATACCTTTCCCGATGCCGGCACCCAGGCGACGCCCGGCGCGGCGCCCGGCAAAGACTGA
- a CDS encoding glycerophosphodiester phosphodiesterase family protein, which yields MTRLDPEFLRAPLAHRALHDVADGRPENSRAAISAAMAHGYGIEIDLQLSRDGAAMVFHDYDLKRLTGQSGPVQQREAAELCGVALLGGGEGIPTLPEVLELVGGRVPLLIELKDQQGQMGQTDGRLEAATAVALKGYSGPVAVMSFNPEMMVAMRDLAPEVARGIVTCDYDPGDWTLLRAEVRARLREIPDYDRAGAAFLSHQAQDLGRARVAALQGAGADVLCWTIRSPQDEAKARRVAQNITFEGYLPAIPA from the coding sequence ATGACGCGGCTCGACCCGGAGTTTCTGCGTGCGCCGCTGGCGCACCGGGCGCTGCATGACGTGGCGGATGGCCGGCCGGAGAATTCGCGGGCGGCGATCTCGGCGGCCATGGCCCATGGCTATGGCATCGAGATCGACCTGCAGCTGAGCCGGGACGGTGCCGCGATGGTGTTCCACGACTATGACCTGAAGCGCCTGACCGGGCAGTCCGGGCCGGTGCAGCAGCGGGAGGCGGCGGAGCTGTGTGGCGTTGCGCTGCTGGGCGGCGGCGAGGGGATTCCGACGCTGCCGGAGGTGCTGGAGCTGGTCGGGGGCCGAGTGCCGCTTCTGATCGAGCTGAAGGACCAGCAGGGGCAGATGGGCCAGACCGATGGGCGGCTGGAGGCGGCGACGGCGGTGGCGCTGAAGGGCTATTCCGGGCCGGTGGCGGTGATGTCGTTCAACCCCGAGATGATGGTGGCGATGCGCGACCTTGCGCCGGAGGTGGCGCGCGGGATCGTGACATGCGATTACGACCCCGGGGACTGGACACTGCTGCGGGCCGAGGTGCGCGCGCGGTTGCGGGAGATCCCGGATTACGACCGCGCCGGCGCGGCGTTCCTCAGCCACCAGGCGCAGGACCTGGGCCGTGCGCGGGTGGCCGCGTTGCAGGGCGCGGGGGCGGACGTTCTGTGCTGGACGATCCGGTCGCCGCAGGACGAGGCAAAGGCGCGGCGCGTGGCGCAGAACATCACCTTCGAGGGGTACCTGCCCGCGATTCCCGCTTGA
- a CDS encoding HlyD family type I secretion periplasmic adaptor subunit encodes MSEQTRDGWSVRAPIIVGLTGLILLLGGFGSWAAVTQISGAVIASGQIVVDQNRQVVQHPDGGVVAAIEVDEGDTVEAGQVLLRLDATALRSQLAITENQLFELQARRGRLEAERDGREEIEFPDLVREMAARSAEVAGLLDGQRRLLSARNETVASEISQLEKRRGQIADQIGGIEAQQKAMNEQLALIERELADQQSLLDRGLAQASRVLALKREKSRLLGQLGELVAQAAQSEGRITEIDIEVLKLGTRRREEAITTLRDLQFRELELLEERRALIEQMSRLDVTAPVGGVVYGLQVFALRSVIRPADPILYVVPQDRPLIIDARVPPTDIDKIYVGQEVTLRFSALDQRTTPELVGQVMQISADAFRDDATQQSYYRAEIALSEGQRERLPEDVTLIPGMPVETFIRTADRTPLAYLTKPLTDYFAKAFRE; translated from the coding sequence ATGAGCGAGCAGACGCGCGACGGCTGGTCGGTGCGCGCGCCGATCATCGTGGGGCTGACCGGGCTGATCCTGCTGCTGGGCGGGTTCGGAAGCTGGGCCGCGGTGACGCAGATCTCGGGCGCCGTGATCGCCAGCGGGCAGATCGTGGTCGACCAGAACCGGCAGGTGGTGCAGCATCCCGATGGCGGTGTCGTGGCTGCTATCGAGGTCGACGAGGGCGACACGGTGGAGGCCGGGCAGGTGCTGCTGCGGCTGGATGCCACCGCCTTGCGCTCGCAACTTGCGATCACCGAGAACCAGCTGTTCGAACTGCAGGCGCGGCGCGGCCGGCTGGAAGCGGAGCGGGACGGCCGGGAGGAGATCGAGTTTCCCGACCTCGTGCGCGAAATGGCGGCCCGGAGCGCCGAGGTGGCCGGGCTGCTGGACGGTCAGCGGCGGCTGCTGAGCGCGCGCAACGAAACCGTGGCCAGCGAGATTTCGCAGTTGGAAAAGCGCCGCGGGCAGATCGCCGACCAGATTGGCGGGATCGAGGCGCAGCAGAAGGCCATGAACGAACAGCTGGCGTTGATCGAGAGGGAACTGGCCGACCAGCAATCGCTTCTGGACCGGGGCCTGGCGCAGGCGTCGCGCGTGCTGGCGCTGAAGCGGGAGAAATCGCGGCTGCTGGGCCAGCTGGGCGAACTGGTGGCGCAGGCGGCGCAATCCGAAGGCCGGATCACGGAGATCGACATCGAAGTGCTGAAGCTGGGCACGCGGCGCCGCGAGGAGGCGATCACGACCCTGCGCGACCTGCAGTTCCGCGAGCTGGAGCTGCTGGAGGAGCGCCGTGCGCTGATCGAGCAGATGAGCCGGCTGGACGTCACCGCGCCGGTGGGCGGGGTGGTGTACGGCTTGCAAGTGTTTGCGCTGCGGTCGGTCATCCGGCCGGCCGATCCGATCCTCTACGTGGTGCCGCAGGACCGGCCGCTGATCATCGACGCACGGGTCCCGCCCACGGATATCGACAAGATATATGTCGGCCAGGAGGTGACGCTGCGATTCTCGGCGCTGGACCAGCGCACGACGCCGGAACTGGTGGGACAGGTGATGCAGATTTCGGCCGATGCGTTCCGGGACGACGCCACGCAGCAAAGCTATTACCGGGCCGAGATCGCGCTGAGCGAAGGCCAGCGCGAGCGTCTGCCGGAGGACGTGACGCTGATTCCCGGCATGCCGGTCGAGACCTTCATCCGCACCGCCGACCGCACGCCGCTGGCGTATCTGACGAAACCGCTGACGGACTACTTCGCCAAGGCGTTTCGCGAGTAA
- a CDS encoding ester cyclase, which translates to MSDCHVKIDKNKTLVMRYVKEVQEQHSLSTIGEIFAEDFVDHSRVAGGMFDGGLAQLSQGLASILGAFPDLEVTINHLLAEGDKVVAHKSFRATHLGPWMGVAATGKRVEWELISIYGIRDDKISDYWGILDDRRLNESLGLPL; encoded by the coding sequence ATGAGCGACTGTCATGTAAAAATTGACAAGAACAAGACTTTGGTCATGCGCTATGTCAAAGAGGTGCAAGAGCAACACTCGTTGTCGACGATCGGGGAAATCTTTGCAGAGGATTTTGTCGATCATTCTCGGGTAGCTGGTGGAATGTTTGACGGTGGACTGGCCCAACTTTCCCAAGGGTTGGCTTCAATCTTGGGCGCGTTTCCCGACTTGGAGGTTACAATCAACCATCTACTGGCCGAGGGCGATAAGGTAGTCGCACATAAGTCTTTCAGGGCGACTCACCTCGGGCCGTGGATGGGTGTCGCGGCCACGGGCAAACGCGTAGAGTGGGAACTTATCAGCATCTATGGGATTCGAGACGACAAGATCTCTGATTACTGGGGAATACTGGATGATCGACGCCTCAATGAGTCCCTCGGATTGCCCCTGTAG
- a CDS encoding type I secretion system permease/ATPase: MQLSKARLDAGREELRAARRESRTLYWFVGVLSFFVNLLMLTGPLYMLQVYDRVLGSRSVETLIALSVLVVFLYGMMGLLDYARGRIMGRVAARFQARLDRRVFDAVIRKAALAPDEHTQTGLRDLEAVQRLMASPVLMAIFDMPWTPVFLAGIWLFHPWLGALALIGGGIIILVTLVNQMVTRQPAMKSARATGAAEALSSQIRNESEMVQAMGMRDQAFSRWQKARDESLKSQIASSDLVGTFTTTTRTFRLFLQSAMLGLGAYLVLQNALTPGAMIAGSILMGRALAPIELAVGQWALVQRAMQGWDSLARLLALVPPEQPRTPLPKPKALLEVRQVTVVPPGDQQAALKTISFTVGPGQAVGVIGPSGAGKSTLARALTGVWRPAGGKIRLDGASLDQFEPRVLGEHIGYLPQRVQLFEGTIAENISRLAEEPDPAKIVAAARKADAHDMILKLPDGYDTRISAGGGRLSGGQMQRIGLARAMYGDPVLVVLDEPNSNLDNEGSEAVNHAIRQFKAEGKSVLIMAHRPAAIRECDLLLMLDGGVVRSFGPKDEVLRDVVKNAEEIGHARIGGVQ; the protein is encoded by the coding sequence ATGCAACTGAGCAAGGCGAGACTGGACGCGGGGCGCGAGGAACTGCGCGCCGCCCGTCGCGAAAGCCGCACGCTTTACTGGTTCGTCGGCGTGCTCAGCTTTTTCGTCAACCTGCTGATGCTGACGGGTCCGCTGTACATGCTGCAGGTCTATGACCGGGTGCTGGGCAGCCGGTCGGTCGAGACGCTGATCGCGCTGAGCGTTCTGGTGGTGTTCCTCTACGGCATGATGGGCCTATTGGACTACGCACGGGGCCGGATCATGGGCCGGGTCGCGGCGCGGTTCCAGGCGCGGCTGGACCGGCGCGTGTTCGACGCGGTGATCCGCAAGGCGGCGCTGGCCCCGGACGAACATACGCAGACCGGCCTGCGCGACCTGGAAGCGGTGCAGCGGCTTATGGCCTCGCCGGTGCTGATGGCGATATTCGACATGCCGTGGACGCCGGTCTTCCTGGCCGGGATCTGGCTGTTCCACCCCTGGCTGGGGGCGCTGGCGCTGATCGGCGGGGGGATCATCATCCTGGTCACCTTGGTCAACCAGATGGTCACCCGCCAGCCAGCGATGAAATCAGCGCGCGCCACCGGCGCGGCGGAGGCGTTGTCCAGCCAGATCCGCAACGAGTCAGAGATGGTGCAGGCGATGGGGATGCGCGACCAGGCGTTCTCGCGCTGGCAAAAGGCCCGCGACGAGTCGCTGAAATCGCAGATCGCGTCGTCGGACCTGGTGGGCACGTTCACCACGACGACGCGGACCTTCCGGCTGTTCCTGCAGTCGGCGATGCTGGGCCTGGGGGCCTACCTGGTGTTGCAGAACGCGCTGACGCCCGGTGCGATGATCGCGGGATCGATCCTGATGGGCCGGGCGCTGGCGCCGATCGAGCTGGCCGTCGGACAGTGGGCCCTGGTGCAGCGGGCGATGCAGGGCTGGGACTCGCTGGCCCGGTTGCTGGCCCTGGTGCCGCCCGAACAGCCGCGCACGCCGCTGCCCAAGCCCAAGGCCCTGCTGGAGGTCCGGCAGGTGACGGTGGTGCCGCCGGGCGACCAGCAGGCGGCGTTGAAGACCATCAGTTTCACCGTCGGGCCGGGGCAGGCGGTGGGCGTGATCGGCCCATCGGGCGCGGGCAAGTCGACGCTGGCGCGGGCGCTGACCGGGGTCTGGCGGCCCGCGGGCGGCAAGATCCGGCTGGACGGCGCGTCGCTGGACCAGTTCGAGCCGCGGGTGCTGGGCGAGCATATCGGATACCTGCCGCAGCGCGTGCAGCTGTTCGAAGGCACCATCGCCGAGAACATATCGCGCCTTGCCGAAGAGCCCGACCCCGCGAAGATCGTCGCGGCGGCGCGGAAGGCGGACGCGCATGACATGATCCTGAAGCTGCCCGACGGGTATGACACCCGGATCAGCGCCGGCGGCGGGCGGCTGTCGGGCGGGCAGATGCAGCGGATCGGGCTGGCGCGGGCGATGTATGGCGACCCGGTCCTGGTGGTGCTGGACGAACCCAACTCGAATCTCGACAACGAGGGCAGCGAGGCGGTGAACCACGCGATCCGGCAGTTCAAGGCCGAGGGCAAATCGGTGCTGATCATGGCGCATCGCCCGGCGGCGATCCGCGAATGCGACCTGCTGCTGATGCTGGACGGTGGCGTCGTGCGGTCCTTCGGGCCCAAGGACGAGGTGTTGAGGGACGTGGTGAAGAACGCCGAGGAGATCGGCCACGCCCGGATCGGAGGCGTGCAATGA
- a CDS encoding phospholipid-binding protein MlaC, with protein sequence MSRRFLIGAGAAFTLLPAAATPALALTEGRARALIDQVVADINRVIGSGKSTSAMIRDFERIFARYADVNIIARSTLGADSRRASSGQMRAFTAAFQGYIARKYGKRFREFVGGQVSVTGVRQVKSWHEVRANVKLRGKSPFTVLFLVSDRSGRDLFFDMVIEGVSLRLTERTEIGAMLDRNGGNIDALIADVQRAG encoded by the coding sequence ATGTCCAGACGTTTCCTGATCGGTGCGGGCGCGGCCTTCACGCTGCTGCCCGCCGCCGCAACCCCCGCCCTCGCCCTGACAGAGGGCCGTGCCCGCGCGCTGATCGACCAGGTCGTGGCCGACATCAACCGGGTCATCGGCTCGGGCAAATCCACGAGCGCCATGATCCGCGACTTCGAACGCATCTTCGCGCGCTACGCCGACGTCAACATCATCGCCCGCTCGACCCTGGGCGCCGATTCGCGCCGCGCCTCCTCAGGCCAGATGCGCGCCTTCACCGCCGCCTTCCAGGGCTATATCGCCCGCAAGTACGGCAAGCGGTTCCGCGAATTCGTCGGCGGTCAGGTCAGCGTGACCGGGGTGCGCCAGGTCAAGTCCTGGCACGAGGTCCGCGCCAACGTGAAACTGCGCGGCAAGTCGCCCTTCACCGTGCTCTTTCTCGTTTCCGACCGCTCCGGCCGCGATCTCTTCTTCGACATGGTGATCGAGGGCGTCAGCCTGCGCCTCACCGAACGCACCGAGATCGGCGCCATGCTGGATCGCAACGGCGGCAATATCGACGCGCTGATCGCCGACGTGCAACGCGCGGGCTGA
- a CDS encoding GNAT family N-acetyltransferase yields MDGGSVLVSVYESLGDVAQADWDACACPEAEDGGRAEDPFTTYRFLRALEDSGSVGAGTGWQPHYLVAEMDGQVIACAPLYVKGHSQGEYIFDHNWGHAYERAGGRYYPKLQMAVPFTPVTGRRMLTRPGYGQPGRDALMQAAVSIGDRNALSSLHVTFCTRFEREVGTEMGLLPRITQQYHWLNRGYESFDDFLGSLSSRKRKNIRKERAQAQGFGGEIVQLTGDAIRPEHWEAFWEFYQDTGARKWGMPYLTRKFFDIAQERLRDDILLVLALEDGVPVAGALNMIGRDALYGRYWGCTAHHPAMHFELCYYQAIDYAIAHGLGRVEAGAQGEHKLARGYLPVETHSLHWFRDPPFSDAVAHYLESEREAVAEDIEILTSFGPFRKANVEEQE; encoded by the coding sequence ATGGATGGCGGATCTGTCCTTGTGAGCGTCTACGAAAGCCTGGGCGACGTGGCGCAGGCCGACTGGGACGCCTGCGCCTGTCCCGAGGCCGAAGACGGCGGCCGGGCGGAAGACCCGTTCACCACATATCGTTTCCTGAGGGCGCTGGAGGACAGCGGGTCGGTCGGCGCCGGAACGGGATGGCAGCCGCATTACCTGGTGGCGGAGATGGACGGCCAGGTGATCGCCTGCGCGCCGCTTTACGTGAAGGGGCACAGCCAGGGCGAGTATATCTTCGACCACAACTGGGGCCATGCCTATGAGCGCGCGGGCGGGCGGTATTATCCCAAGTTGCAGATGGCGGTGCCGTTCACGCCCGTCACCGGACGGCGGATGCTGACCCGGCCGGGCTACGGGCAGCCGGGGCGCGATGCGCTGATGCAGGCCGCCGTCAGCATCGGGGACCGGAATGCGCTGTCGTCGCTGCACGTGACCTTCTGCACGCGGTTCGAGCGGGAGGTGGGCACCGAGATGGGCCTGTTGCCGCGGATCACGCAGCAGTATCACTGGCTGAACCGGGGATACGAGAGCTTCGACGATTTCCTTGGCAGCCTGAGTTCGCGCAAGCGCAAGAACATCCGCAAGGAGCGGGCGCAGGCGCAGGGCTTTGGCGGCGAGATCGTGCAACTGACCGGCGACGCGATCCGGCCCGAGCACTGGGAGGCGTTCTGGGAATTCTACCAGGACACCGGGGCGCGCAAATGGGGGATGCCGTACCTGACGCGGAAATTCTTCGACATCGCGCAGGAGCGGCTGCGCGACGATATCCTGCTGGTGTTGGCGCTGGAAGACGGCGTGCCGGTGGCAGGCGCGCTGAACATGATTGGGCGCGACGCGCTTTATGGCCGGTATTGGGGCTGCACGGCGCATCATCCTGCGATGCATTTCGAGTTGTGTTACTATCAGGCCATCGACTACGCCATCGCGCACGGTCTGGGCCGCGTCGAGGCGGGCGCGCAGGGCGAGCACAAGCTGGCCCGCGGATATCTGCCGGTCGAGACCCACTCGCTGCACTGGTTTCGCGACCCGCCTTTTTCCGATGCGGTGGCGCATTACCTTGAGTCGGAACGCGAAGCCGTGGCGGAGGATATCGAGATCCTGACGAGCTTCGGCCCGTTCAGAAAAGCAAATGTGGAGGAGCAGGAATGA
- a CDS encoding peroxiredoxin yields the protein MTITTGDKLPDATLLKMGADGPEEVALSDKTKGRKVAIFAVPGAFTPTCHSAHVPSFIRTKADFDAKGVDEIICISVNDAFVMDAWGKDTGASDAGITMLGDPQSEFTKAVGMDFTAPPVGLIARSKRYAMLVEDGTVKVLHVEDNPGTCETSAGESLLDAI from the coding sequence ATGACGATCACCACCGGCGACAAACTCCCCGATGCGACGCTGCTCAAGATGGGTGCGGACGGCCCCGAAGAGGTCGCGCTGTCCGACAAGACCAAAGGCCGCAAGGTGGCGATCTTCGCCGTTCCCGGCGCCTTCACTCCCACCTGTCACTCCGCCCACGTGCCCAGCTTCATCCGCACCAAGGCCGATTTCGACGCCAAGGGCGTGGACGAAATCATCTGCATCTCGGTCAACGACGCCTTCGTGATGGATGCCTGGGGCAAGGACACCGGCGCCAGCGACGCCGGCATCACCATGCTGGGCGACCCGCAATCGGAGTTCACCAAGGCCGTCGGCATGGATTTCACCGCGCCGCCTGTCGGCCTCATTGCCCGCTCCAAGCGCTATGCCATGCTGGTCGAGGACGGCACCGTCAAAGTCCTGCATGTCGAGGACAATCCCGGCACCTGCGAGACCTCCGCCGGCGAGTCGCTGCTCGACGCGATCTGA
- a CDS encoding 4a-hydroxytetrahydrobiopterin dehydratase yields the protein MSEKLSDTARKTTLEPLFESGWAMVDGRDAIHKTYEFENFVEAFGFMTRCAIWAEKWDHHPEWSNVYKTVEVTLTSHDVEGLSSRDTKLARKMDKLAEG from the coding sequence ATGAGTGAGAAACTGAGTGACACGGCGCGGAAGACGACGCTGGAGCCGCTGTTCGAGAGCGGCTGGGCGATGGTCGACGGGCGCGATGCGATCCACAAGACCTATGAGTTTGAGAATTTCGTGGAAGCCTTCGGCTTCATGACCCGCTGCGCGATCTGGGCGGAGAAGTGGGACCACCACCCGGAATGGTCGAACGTCTACAAGACGGTCGAGGTGACGCTGACCAGCCATGACGTGGAAGGTCTTAGTTCGCGCGACACCAAGTTGGCGCGGAAAATGGACAAGCTGGCCGAAGGCTGA
- a CDS encoding VacJ family lipoprotein, translated as MAGLLLAVGLAVSGCTPTPAGHPPGEVFDPYEDENRRTHAFNRALDRKLLRPAGKGASGFIPDDVENMIGRFAFHLSIPGAVVNNILQGNMKGATEDTYRFVVNTTIGLGGLFDTATELNMPQATDADFGQTLHVWGVREGAYLELPLLGPSTERAAAGKVVDLFTNPLSYVLDEPANYAIPAASAASGLSDRGRYADTIDSILYESADSYAQARSLYSQNRRFKLGGGSGGALEDPYDAQLGALPEDPYDE; from the coding sequence GTGGCCGGCCTCCTCCTCGCGGTCGGCCTTGCTGTTTCGGGCTGTACGCCAACGCCCGCCGGCCACCCGCCCGGCGAGGTTTTCGATCCTTACGAGGACGAGAACCGCCGGACACACGCCTTCAACCGGGCGCTCGACCGCAAGCTGCTCCGGCCCGCCGGCAAGGGCGCGTCCGGCTTCATCCCCGACGATGTCGAAAACATGATCGGCCGCTTCGCCTTTCACCTGTCGATCCCGGGCGCGGTGGTGAACAACATCCTGCAAGGCAACATGAAAGGCGCGACCGAGGACACGTATCGCTTTGTCGTGAACACCACGATTGGCCTGGGCGGCCTCTTCGACACCGCGACCGAACTGAACATGCCCCAGGCCACCGATGCCGATTTCGGCCAGACACTCCATGTCTGGGGTGTCCGCGAGGGCGCCTATCTCGAACTGCCGCTGCTCGGCCCCTCGACCGAACGCGCCGCCGCGGGCAAGGTGGTGGATCTCTTCACCAACCCGCTCAGCTACGTGCTGGACGAGCCCGCGAACTACGCCATCCCGGCCGCATCGGCCGCCTCGGGCCTGTCCGACCGGGGCCGGTACGCGGACACGATCGATTCCATCCTTTACGAAAGCGCCGACAGTTACGCCCAGGCGCGTTCGCTCTATAGTCAGAACAGGCGTTTCAAGCTCGGCGGTGGATCGGGCGGAGCGCTGGAAGATCCATATGACGCGCAACTCGGCGCGCTGCCGGAGGACCCATACGATGAATGA